A stretch of DNA from Excalfactoria chinensis isolate bCotChi1 chromosome 6, bCotChi1.hap2, whole genome shotgun sequence:
CACAAAAAAGTTGgaacttttcaaatatgtaaGTGTGAAAAATGTCTGTATCAACATACTGGAGCATCAGTTAATAATCTGACTTCTTCATTAGGGTAAATATGAGATTATTGATCTCTAGCGGGTATGTTGCAAAATGTGGGGCTCAGACTCTTACTGATATCTGCAACTAttcatttataaaaaaaaaatccacaggtGTTTTGTCATAACAGGCACTTTGAAAGACATGAGAAGCAGTTTCATCATTCAAAGACCTCCTATATTCTCACACGTCAATTAGGTGCTAAATCATCCACTAAAGCACCCAGCCTCTGCAAGTGAACTGGGGAGAGAAGGCTGTTCCCCAAGCAGGCCAGCTAGCTGCATTTccatcttttcagaaagaagagaaaaaaaacctactCTGTGCCCTTTACATGGACTAGtgctttttctgttcctctgatTTCACCTTATTTACTGTCCTTCCATGACAAAATGGACTGAAAGTCTTTCTTGAGCAGATACCTTCCAATAGAGAGAAGTAAATATGTAATAATATTTAGGAGATATTACAAAGAATTATGACTATTatctgttttcagctgaaaaattcacaagggaaaaagaacacaataatTTTGTATAAGAAGGatgatgcattaaaaaatagCTGTCACTACTGCTGTCATCAAAGTAGGATCAGTGTAGCTATAACAATAGAACAGCATTGCTTTGAGCTTTTATAAACTAACTGATGCAAACACTACTGGAGTTATCACCAGTATCAGCTCCTGTAAAGAAAATTGGCATCAGAACAACAGTACAAATGTATCTAATGATATGTACTCATTATCTGTATTGCAGTAGCAGGTATTTGCATTACAGCTTGTTGCAAATACACACCAAACAGAAGCATGGCAGGACAGCCAGCACATCATGTACCACCAGCACAACAAGACCACATGTGTTTCTTCAGGAAGAACAGATGTCATACAATTGATTTCATGTTGAGAAAAGGCCACAATTCTTAGATTAGACTTTCCACAGAGATTCCCAGGATTCATAACTGAATTCCCTCCAGTGTTTCCTTGCCGATGGGACAAGTAACAAGAAACTCTAGAGGgctcatttaaaaacaacaacaacaaaacacccagTAATCCTTTCTGTATGTATGCAGTTTTATTTGTTGCTGTCGGAATCACTTGCCCACACCAAAACACAACGCCAATTAAGGATGACAAAGAAGGAAGCAAATGCAAActacacacagcacagaatttGAGAAGTCACTCAACATGTCAAAAACTTATCATGTAAGATTTTAAACATGTTAGTGCAGGCTGGCCTGATTCTTCATATTTAGGGTCATAGCAGGATTTTGTATGCTGTCTGTGAGGccacagaagggaagaaagtaACTATTAAGCTAGGACGACACTGGCATACAAGAAGTATTGGATTTCCACCAACAAATCTTTACAAGAGTTTCTGTCCAGTAAAGCAAGGTTCTCGAACTGCCTTCTAAAACAAACTGTTGGTGCATAAAGCTTATTTATTATGACAGAACGCAAGTGATTTCTGAGAATGCTTGATCCACCATGGTTACTTGCTGGATAATAATAAGGTTCTTATTTCCTTTATATTGTAAAATTACAACTGTCCAACAAGTTAGGCTTGTAAAAGTATCATGAATGCATGCATTACAAATCACTGCGGTAAGTACAATGCAGTAGAGAACCAAAGTACATAGTTTAGAAGCAAGCACAGTTTCAAGTCCATTGTCATACAGCTTTTGGTAGAAAGTCATTTAATGGAGTAACATCCTGGAATCTAGCATTgacttttgtttctgctgagaaAATATTATTATCACAGAACTAAAAAACACATTACTTACTACACAATATTTAAAGATACAAGAAACAGTATATAAGAAATTAGATAACTACACCAAATTGCTTGACGTTAGTACTGAAAAGGGCTTTGCTTACTGAACCTTCTTATTAAAACAGACCTCTACCTGTGATGACCATATAATGTGTGTTAATAGATACAGACGTTGCATTTATTCAAACAACGTTCAAATCACAATGAatgaatacaaaatacaaataacTTAAAACTGCTGCAAATAATACCGAGTTGTTGAATAGATGACCTCACACTGCtgtgtattttgcattttagaTCTCATAGTTTCTGAATTTCCTCAGAAGATCTGATGGGGCATCCCCTGACCAGCGGAAACGTAAGTGCCAGTAGTTTGCCTCTGAAAATCCTTGGggtaaaaagagagagaaaggcaaGTAAATCACGATTTCAAACAACACAGTATCATAGGTTTGTAATAACAGTTCATCTTCCCCCAAAAAGCAAGTCAAAATTGGTCACTTTCAAGTGCTCTTGACTAGAAGGGATAACCTCTGCGTTCTTGGCATTATTTGAACAAAAACTAAAGCAAACACCATATTTCGAGATATATATCAGCTGAAAAGAGTCCAAGGGAGAACAGTAAGAATCATGAGAACTCTAAAAAGCTGAACTTAGAATTAAATAGTAAACAAAAAAGCACTTGCTTAAtctgaaggagagagaaaaggggacAGGGTTAGTCTCCAAGCATGTGAAAGGCAGCAGCTTGAAGAGCAGGTGTGTACTTTCTACACACAGAAGAGCTGAGGAGTTTCTCAGGCCCTtacctacatttttttttctaatgcccAGAACTATATTTTTTATGATCTATTAGCTGTGAATATCAAAACATGCTCTTTCTACATCAGGAAGCTGAAACCTGTTACTAGTCTTATTGTTAGATTACTTCATTCAGGTTGAAATGTATATGTTGAATTGTAGTCCGTGAGTCTTCTGCACTAAAAGATGGAAGGCAAATCTATCTCTGTTTGAAATGAGCATCCAATATTACAGATCTTCCTGGATGAAACCAAAGAAAGTGACCAACATGCTAACATCGGGTATGAACACAGCTGCGCACACAggctctgaaaaataaatacattctgaTGTCCACATTTATTGGCATATATATTCATGCCTACTGGATACATTAAGTAGGCATTTCTTGGGTTTGATTGTTTCACCTTCAAATCTATGAAGAACATACAAAAACTGTGTAAGAAAGAGATGCTTCCAAAGAAAACTTACTGCCACAAGGAAAAAGGTGACATTTTGTTTACTTAGAAATTTAATTCCTTTACAAAAGTCTACAAAGCCGATTTAATTACCTAAATTAACGAATAGGATAATGTTAtaagttattatttttgaaaactaAATGTTTTAGTTATGCCTCACCAACATTTGTTTGTAGAACTTGACTTTCTGCATTCTCCAAGCACTTGATATTAAGCTAACAAAGTAACGTTTGTTCCCTCCCGTTTCATCTTAATTCCCTGTTCAGTCAAACTGGGAAGAAATGTCAGGACTTGGTTTAATAATATTTCTCTGATAATATACATCTAACATTATGAAACTGCTGAAGCATGAAACAGAACAGAGGGTGGTCGCTGTGGTAAGTTAAATTTGGTTCAGATATACTAACCTAAAAATTAGATAGGAAATACTAACTGGCCAGATGATAGTTTCTGAAATACATCATTGATTCTGGTGTGGGCACtacttttaaacaaacaaacaaataacaactcACAAAAGAAACCTTCAAGCCTCAGTTTTTAATCCTCATGAGCTCATCAGATACAGACTGTGCCATAAGTATTGAATGctggatttaaagaaaaagaaaaaaaaaaaaaaaggaacctAAATGTTTTATGTAACATGATTTAATGTtttggtgttgctttttttttctagcagaagtgagtttttccttttgatttagGAATAACTAGCATTGGTTTTACTAGCTAGCAGGCAAAGCAactgggggcagggagggagaaaggcGTGAAAGCttcaaaaacagcaagaaaaaaaatccaaatccTAAAAGCTACAACAAAATCCCAACCCAAAACCACATTAAAAAGAGGCAGATGTGTTCTTCTGGAGAAATTCTCCCGACTAAAAGCCTCAGTTTCAGGACAGTCCTGCCTTCTGCAGTCTTCTGTAACCGCTGGTTTTACTTACTTGGGGAGTCTGGATTCTTTGAAGACTGTGGTTTTACATCGGGAATTGCAACATCTTGCTCCCTGTTCCCATCAGACAATCCATCTTcactattttcagttttctgggTCCAAATCTCATTAGTTAAGTTGTTGCTATTGTTCAAGTCAGGAGCTTCCAGCATTTGATCCTTCTTATTTTGGACAGCCCAGTGCATCGactacagaaatgcaaaaatgaaaaatgatgtaCCAGTTTCtatgctttaaaattaaaaaataaaaatcatttttaaaaatgctgtttgctttcctaCATTGTaataaatagttaaataaaGTACTTACTAGAGAAGCTTGTGGGTGAACAAGATGAGGAAACATGGTAACATACTACAAATAGCATTTGAGAGGATAGCCCATGTCAGGCAAagtgaaagaacaaaacctAGATGTATGCCAAATTACTTGAGATGCTTTTTAAGGGAGCTTGAGTgacttttatttccattttcaaagcTGCCTTTGACTTTTGAAAGCAAGACAATTTTGCTTTCAAGCTTTACTATTGAAGTCAGCAGTATGACTGAACTATGCCTGGTGAGATACTTCCATCAAACATTTAAACTCGGGCAGGACAGTTCAGCTAAAGAAGCTCTCAAATATCAATAGTAAGCAGAATTGAGGCAGGCAGGATTGGAAAGCGAAACATTCATTCACCTGTCTAAATATACGACTGTGTAGATTTGTAACAATCATGCACTGCaacaatgcagaaaataatcaaaCATTGTGGAATTAGAACCCAGTAGAAACACACCAGCAAAATCAGTAGGAAAAGCAATCCTCAGAACATCTATTTCTAAGCTGTAACATGTAAATAATACACATGGAAGTGGCAATCTGAAGAATTAGCCGTAAAATTAACAGCCTAAAGCCAGACTATGCACGGCCCTCTACAGCCCTCCAGTGTTATCTGAGTTCCCTCAAATTATTCTGCACCATCCCAAAGACCCTCCACTGGAGAGCTGTTGCGGCTCAGCCTCTCACACTGGAACCTTTCCCATGGGTCAACCCTACCTCAGTGCTCAGTCTTAGACAACACCAACCGTTTTCACAGAGCTGCTCAAGGCCTCCCACTGCTGGAAAGGAATGGTGATTTTGCTTCTCCTCCAGTAATCATAGCGCGCTCGACTCTCTTCATTGATAAGAACCTCCTTCGCTTGCTGCAGCTTCTGGAAATTCTCCActacaaaacaacccaaaaaagaAGCTAAAGCCAATACTTGTTTCCAATGAAATCAATTCAGgtctgccagcagcacaagcaaaaTCGACAAGCAGACCAACAAGCACATTGAGGAATCTAAATATAGTGAAAATTAACTAAATTGTGCATTTAATTAGGTAGCTTTTCTACATATGCTAAAACATTATCTTGGATACCTGACTGCACAAATGAGAGCTCCTACTTTTCCCTACAGgataatttttcattaaatggTTACTAAGGATGCAGCTGCACATTACTATTTGGAGAAAGGTCATAAAGATTTAGATTTATCTAAGAGCCACCTGTGTTACAGTGATccattactattattattcaTATATTCAAGTTTACAAATtagatttcttttgaaatataaaGCCCAATCAAAACTGATAAGCTTAAATCAAACAACAGGCAACGCACTGGGGAGGCAGttctgcagtttcctttttctAGTGTCACTAGTTTTCAATAATCATGGAGTTATTTTAATTACTCTTTACTGAGCTTAGTTAAGCTGATGAAATATAAAACACCATAACCTTTCACCAGCAATCTGAAAAGGCATTTAACATAAATGCAGCATGTTTGGGTAAATGGGGCATAAAATTCTTCTCGGTAAAACCTTTCTAACATTTGGCACTTGGCCTCCCCTGAGTTACTAAGCTTCATTGCCTTCAGAGGGAGCTGCGGGGCTATGGCCAAGGAACAGTTTCCTGTTACCCTGCCACATAAGCCAGAATTTGCTGCAGTCCGTTACACTGACTCCACTGGTGTTTGTGTTACTCAATAAATTAGATACTAGTGATGAGGTTATTGTTAACAGGTGGTAGATTGTCTCTCAAACTCCAGATCTCAAGAGGTTCCTTGTCAGAGAATACCAAAGAGACATCCTACCTACTTTGCCTTTCAATCTCACCTTGCAAGGGAAAGGCACGCTGGCTGAGAGCTCTGCTGGAGGCAGTGGGGTGGGAGCCTCCCATAGCGGCTGCTGcattcacagctctgctgtcccaGGGGAGTGTTTACAGTTAAATAATTAGGAATGGatctaaataaaaagctttgtGCATTAACCATCATAACAGTTGCAGGAATATAAACTGCCCAGACAAAGATGAGCATAGATTAGAGCTGTCTTTTGGATATAAATGGGTAAGTTTGTCTCCAAACAACTCAGGTGCTGCTTAGACATCACAGGTATGGCTTGGATATGATGAACTGTGTGCTTAATTGAGACATTAGCTGATGTTCTGCAAACAGATGGCTACTCATGCGGTGCTGGCTTCTCTTTATTTCCAATAATTAAATTACGCTATAAGAAACTGAAGTACATTTAACATGATCCTGATTATCTTATTCCTGGACGCAAATTAACTAGTTGACGTAAGTGAGACATCTGAATGTTACTGGGCTTGGAAGCAATCCAACTTCATAGGTCTAAGAAGGGCTACACTCCATAATCAATTTCTGTATTCCATAGGaataaattattaaagaaagaaagaagtcctagaaataaaaaaaagaaaccagtgACTTCCTGCTCTTGCCACCTATGAGGCTGCAAATGTTGGAACAGAATATTAAAGCCTGCTATTTAAAGCATATATGCTCAATACACGTGACAATAAAAATATACTGGGCAAAAGAATATTTAGTAAAGTTTCACGGTTGAATTTAATGTCATAGTCATTTTAGTTATCTTTGAAGAAGATTACTTTTAAACGGAGAAAAAGACATACCTGCTTTGGGGTTCCCAGGGTGTTTGTCTGGATGACATTCAAGGGCTTTAATCTTAAATTCAGCAAGAATTTGTTCAACCTAAGCAGGATATCAGATTAGAAGTGagtaaacacacagaaaagattttCAATTTGCAATTCGAAAGGGGTTGGGAGAACAACGAAGAATGTTGAAAGATTCTTTTCCTATTCATTTCACAAAGTTTTTAGCACAGGCACAACAGGCAACAACAATCATCTGTCAGTGACACCGATTTCATTATCCACGCACTGGTTCTTATATTCATTTTGGTGAAACTCAGTCATCCAATACAGTGAGTTAGCTTTAAGAAAAACCTGTGAAGATCACTCATGCATAGTAAACTTTGCCAGAACCACATGGGTTGTCTAGCTCAGATACCACAAAACTAGACTAAGAACAGATCAGTTATCTTATACCTATGAGAATAACAACATTCTTAGATGAAGGACGTGGAATAATTACGCTAGTAGTAGCCATGCACATCATCCTGAGAGAAGGAATCATAGTACTCGGTCAACTTGTTATCTCAGTTTGTATTCCCACGTCAAAAACAATGTTGTaacatctgctgcttctctcaaAAAATAGTACTAGTACTTGTGAGATTATTTTTCAGGACCCACTGGCAATTATTCCCCCTTTTGAATTCCATTTGGAAGCAATTTGAAAAATCAATATCAACTGTGCATGAACTATCCATTAATTAATAAGGCCGTAAGGTATTAATGTGAGCTAGGAGATGAGAAATAGCATCTGCAAAACAAGCCCCGATATGAACTTTAACACTGCCCTCTGCTGGGATGTCACATTAGAAGCTCTCTCAGGGAAAGCTTTAAATCACCTTCTGCAACAGACCCAAGTTGCTCACTAACTGGCTTTCAGCGACATAAATTTTACTAACATTTGACCACTGTGACAAATGAAAGCATCTGATTAAATTTACTGAGCAAAACATAGCTCTCATGCACCCTGAATTTACCATTCATTACAGCAGAGTAATCAAAACTCCCCTTTCAAAAGCTGAACCTAATTCCAGCAgctagattaaaaaataataactctCCACTAACTCAAACTATCCATAAACATTACGTGGACATCCCTAGGAAGAAGAGTATTTGTTTAAGTACAAGCCATATGACTGCTTACATAGTTCTCAACCTACAGTACACATCTgccaacatcaacaaaaaaaaaatctaaatcaAGTTACTAAAATTATCATTTAAAAGTCATTAATATGAAAAGGATGCACTTTGTGGTTTTCTTCCCAACGATGAATGCAGTTTTTACAAGTGAAAGAGGGATAAATATATACTTG
This window harbors:
- the DNAJC12 gene encoding dnaJ homolog subfamily C member 12; translation: MLPFLEPVFKCSTTGRVGGGSRGRFSALGGLSRWIPLRRRLKKPAGPAQMDAILNCRLDELEDYYNLLGCDELSTVEQILAEFKIKALECHPDKHPGNPKAVENFQKLQQAKEVLINEESRARYDYWRRSKITIPFQQWEALSSSVKTSMHWAVQNKKDQMLEAPDLNNSNNLTNEIWTQKTENSEDGLSDGNREQDVAIPDVKPQSSKNPDSPRFSEANYWHLRFRWSGDAPSDLLRKFRNYEI